A single region of the Chitinophaga niabensis genome encodes:
- a CDS encoding iron-containing alcohol dehydrogenase family protein, translating to MKFRNFKLVGYVIFGRGAFNQLDEIIAPHRKGDAPMIFFVDHFFEGNQPWLSRIPLRGKDKVIFIDVTHEPKTVYVDRLRDELTAEFGEVSGIIGIGGGSTMDMAKAVSLMMTNPGSSADYQGWDLLKKPGVYKVGVPTLSGTGAEVSRTTVLTGPTKKLGMNSDFTPFDQILLDPELIKNAPVNQRFYTAMDCYIHCIESLEGTYLNAFSKSYGEKALELCQEIYLKKDRWDDDADEKLMMASYAGGMSIAYSQVGVAHAVSYGLSYLLGTKHGVGNCIVFDKLEEFYPAGVKEFKQMVDKHQVAIPQHITKGLTDADFEKMIDVSMGLVPLWENALGKDWQQQMTRDRLRKLYELL from the coding sequence ATGAAATTCAGAAACTTTAAACTGGTAGGGTACGTCATCTTTGGACGTGGCGCATTTAATCAACTGGATGAGATCATCGCTCCTCACCGCAAAGGCGATGCGCCCATGATCTTTTTTGTGGACCACTTTTTTGAAGGCAATCAACCCTGGCTTTCCCGTATTCCTTTACGTGGAAAAGACAAGGTGATATTTATAGATGTAACACACGAGCCTAAAACCGTATACGTAGACCGCCTGAGAGATGAGCTGACAGCTGAATTCGGAGAAGTGAGCGGTATTATAGGCATCGGCGGTGGTTCCACCATGGACATGGCAAAAGCCGTATCCCTGATGATGACCAACCCCGGTTCTTCCGCAGATTACCAGGGCTGGGACCTCCTGAAAAAACCAGGTGTTTATAAAGTAGGTGTACCCACGCTTTCCGGTACAGGCGCAGAAGTGAGCAGGACCACTGTACTCACTGGCCCAACCAAAAAGCTGGGCATGAACTCAGACTTCACACCCTTTGACCAGATCTTACTGGACCCTGAATTAATAAAGAACGCTCCCGTGAACCAGCGTTTCTACACAGCCATGGATTGTTATATCCACTGTATAGAATCCCTGGAAGGTACGTACCTCAACGCTTTCAGCAAGTCCTACGGAGAAAAGGCCCTGGAACTTTGCCAGGAGATCTACCTGAAAAAAGACCGTTGGGATGATGATGCAGACGAGAAATTAATGATGGCCTCTTATGCAGGTGGGATGAGCATTGCCTATTCCCAGGTGGGTGTAGCGCATGCGGTAAGTTATGGATTGAGTTACCTGCTGGGCACCAAACACGGCGTGGGCAACTGCATCGTGTTCGATAAACTGGAAGAGTTCTACCCTGCCGGGGTAAAGGAATTTAAGCAAATGGTGGATAAACACCAGGTAGCTATTCCGCAGCACATCACCAAGGGGCTTACAGACGCTGATTTTGAAAAGATGATAGACGTATCCATGGGCCTGGTGCCCTTGTGGGAAAATGCCCTGGGTAAAGACTGGCAACAGCAAATGACCCGGGACAGGCTGCGTAAATTATATGAATTGCTTTAA
- the kdsB gene encoding 3-deoxy-manno-octulosonate cytidylyltransferase, with product MKTIALIPARYAASRFPGKMMAVLAGKTVIWRTYESALQTGVFDEVMVVTDSDIIYNEIVSHGGKAIMSKREHESGSDRIAEAVENMLDVEIVVNVQGDTPFTQKGPLEKLLKVFEGEEGKKVQVASLMQELKDWKDIEDPNFVKVAVDRNFNSLFFSRSVIPYPRDKAVNTTYYEHIGIYAFRREALLLFTKTPMTPLEAAEKVECLRYLEMGIPLKMVVTDYMGVEIDTPEDLERASRYLEEK from the coding sequence ATGAAAACAATCGCATTGATCCCTGCCCGTTATGCTGCCAGCCGGTTCCCCGGCAAAATGATGGCAGTGCTGGCAGGTAAGACCGTGATCTGGCGTACATATGAATCTGCTTTGCAAACTGGTGTGTTTGATGAAGTGATGGTGGTAACGGACAGCGATATCATTTATAACGAGATCGTGAGCCACGGCGGCAAAGCCATCATGAGCAAACGGGAACACGAAAGCGGTTCAGACCGTATCGCAGAAGCCGTTGAAAACATGTTGGATGTGGAGATTGTTGTGAATGTACAGGGCGATACCCCTTTCACCCAAAAAGGACCACTGGAAAAACTGCTCAAAGTATTTGAAGGTGAGGAAGGAAAGAAAGTACAGGTAGCCTCTTTGATGCAGGAGCTGAAAGACTGGAAAGATATTGAAGATCCCAACTTCGTGAAAGTAGCGGTAGACAGGAATTTCAACTCGCTGTTCTTTTCCCGCTCTGTGATCCCTTATCCAAGAGATAAGGCCGTGAACACTACTTACTACGAGCATATCGGCATTTATGCTTTCCGCCGCGAAGCCTTGCTGTTATTCACAAAAACACCCATGACCCCGCTGGAAGCAGCAGAGAAGGTAGAATGCCTTCGCTACCTGGAAATGGGCATCCCCCTGAAAATGGTCGTAACCGATTATATGGGAGTTGAAATTGATACGCCGGAAGACCTCGAAAGAGCTTCCAGGTATTTAGAAGAAAAATAA
- a CDS encoding N-acyl-D-amino-acid deacylase family protein, with amino-acid sequence MAKRLFLLLTFFAGSLACKAQTDCDILIRHAKIIDGTGNSWYYGDVAIKNGKVLRTGTIPGNFSAGKTIDANGLVVAPGFIDVHTHIEGDEFKIPTAESFIYDGVTTVITGNCGSSNVDLGNYFRQLDSMKTSINVGSLIGHNDIRRAVMGSTDRAPSEAEQQQMEALVEKAMKDGAVGLSTGLIYLPGLYARTPEVVGMAKVAARYGGLYATHMRNEGDAVEAAIEEALTIGRQANIPVEISHFKIGGKQNWGRSKITLAMVEKARNEGLEVTIDQYPYTASSTSLRTMLPDWVLSGGADSIRYRLQQPAIRKSIAAEMTATYKRRKLKHLDYAVVAYFKQDTTYNGKNIMEINIMKGRKSTLANEVQTILDLSEQGNAGMVFHGMSEEDVKYIMKYPFNMFASDASIREFGVGVPHPRGYGTNSRVLGKYVREEKVIRLEEAIRRMTSLPAQKFNLKERGLLVPGYAADVVIFDPNTVKDLSTYTQPHQYATGFKYVLVNGQVTVENGRHIGTRGGVVLRHKE; translated from the coding sequence ATGGCAAAGCGGCTTTTTCTCCTCCTGACTTTCTTTGCCGGTTCGCTGGCCTGCAAGGCACAGACCGATTGCGACATCCTGATCCGGCATGCAAAGATCATTGACGGTACCGGCAACTCCTGGTACTATGGGGATGTAGCCATCAAAAATGGCAAGGTGCTCCGTACGGGTACTATACCCGGTAATTTCTCTGCCGGTAAAACCATTGATGCCAATGGACTGGTGGTGGCGCCGGGATTCATTGATGTGCATACGCATATTGAAGGAGATGAATTCAAGATCCCCACTGCCGAAAGTTTTATTTATGATGGTGTAACCACGGTGATCACAGGAAATTGCGGGTCTTCCAATGTTGACCTGGGTAATTATTTCCGGCAGCTGGACAGTATGAAAACTTCCATTAATGTTGGTTCACTCATTGGCCATAATGATATCCGCAGAGCTGTGATGGGCAGTACAGATCGTGCTCCTTCTGAAGCAGAACAGCAACAAATGGAAGCGCTGGTGGAAAAAGCGATGAAAGATGGCGCAGTAGGCCTTTCCACTGGTCTTATTTACCTGCCGGGACTTTACGCCCGTACGCCGGAAGTAGTAGGTATGGCAAAAGTGGCTGCCCGCTATGGAGGGCTGTATGCTACACATATGCGGAATGAAGGAGATGCTGTGGAAGCAGCTATTGAAGAAGCACTGACCATTGGCAGGCAGGCCAACATCCCGGTTGAGATCTCTCATTTTAAAATAGGCGGAAAACAGAACTGGGGCCGTTCCAAAATAACATTGGCCATGGTGGAGAAGGCAAGGAATGAAGGGCTGGAAGTTACGATAGACCAATATCCTTATACCGCCAGTAGTACCAGCCTGCGTACCATGTTGCCGGACTGGGTACTTTCCGGTGGCGCAGACTCTATCCGTTACCGTTTGCAGCAGCCTGCTATCAGAAAAAGCATTGCAGCAGAAATGACGGCCACCTATAAACGCCGCAAGCTCAAACACCTGGATTATGCGGTGGTGGCTTATTTCAAGCAGGACACTACTTACAACGGAAAGAACATCATGGAGATCAATATCATGAAGGGCCGTAAATCCACCCTGGCAAATGAAGTACAAACTATCCTGGACCTTTCCGAACAGGGCAATGCCGGCATGGTATTCCACGGCATGAGTGAGGAAGATGTGAAATATATCATGAAATATCCCTTCAACATGTTTGCTTCAGACGCCAGCATCCGTGAATTTGGAGTGGGCGTTCCACATCCCCGCGGTTATGGTACCAACTCCCGTGTATTGGGTAAATATGTCCGGGAAGAAAAAGTGATCCGGCTGGAGGAAGCCATACGGCGTATGACTTCATTACCGGCACAAAAGTTCAATCTGAAGGAAAGAGGCTTGCTGGTGCCGGGTTACGCGGCAGACGTTGTGATCTTTGATCCCAATACCGTGAAAGACCTTTCCACTTATACACAACCGCATCAGTATGCCACGGGTTTTAAATACGTGCTGGTGAATGGGCAGGTGACCGTGGAAAATGGCCGGCACATTGGTACGCGCGGTGGAGTTGTACTACGCCATAAAGAATAA
- a CDS encoding YybH family protein, whose protein sequence is MRSLVIIIALIAFCGQNPLWAQSTDEGRIRMLMASQIKAWNQGNLDGFMETYWKSDSLIFIGKKGPTYGWKATLENYKKGYPDKAAMGTLSFDLLEFKKLAGDVYFVVGKWMLARTAGDLSGHFTLVLRKIDGDWKIIADHSS, encoded by the coding sequence ATGCGTTCGCTCGTCATTATCATAGCCCTGATAGCTTTTTGCGGCCAAAATCCCCTATGGGCGCAGTCTACAGATGAAGGCCGGATCCGTATGCTGATGGCCTCCCAGATCAAAGCCTGGAACCAGGGAAACCTGGATGGTTTTATGGAAACTTACTGGAAGTCGGACTCGCTCATCTTCATCGGCAAAAAAGGCCCAACCTATGGCTGGAAGGCCACTTTGGAGAACTATAAAAAGGGGTACCCTGATAAGGCCGCCATGGGTACGCTTTCCTTTGATCTGCTGGAATTTAAAAAACTGGCCGGCGATGTGTATTTTGTTGTAGGGAAGTGGATGCTGGCAAGAACAGCAGGTGATCTTTCCGGACATTTTACCCTTGTGCTCCGCAAGATCGATGGTGATTGGAAAATTATAGCAGATCATAGCAGTTAA
- a CDS encoding DegT/DnrJ/EryC1/StrS family aminotransferase, whose amino-acid sequence MPGFELFGAEEKKEVNDVLETGIYMRYGFDGPRKGIWKAKELEQALTERFNVKYAQLTSSGTTALTTAMAALGIGAGDEVIMPTFTFVASFEAVLSVGATPILVDVDDTLTLAPDAVRAAITPKTKAVMPVHMCGSMADMDALLDICRAHNLLLLEDACQSTGATYKGKALGSIGHAGTFSFDFVKTITCAEGGAIITNSEDIYTKADAFSDHGHDHLGGADRGADGHPHFGYNFRISELHAAVGLAQIRKLDKFLAILRNNKQILKEALGAVPGVTFRRLPDPAGDSATHLSFFLPDAEAAKAATAAIKAAGLPAFYWFDNNWHYFRKWNHFKEGATLHPFAAQLAKAMEVYKTKEFPASDALMSRCISFPISLVWTDEEVRDRAEKLIAAVKSAL is encoded by the coding sequence ATGCCAGGATTTGAACTATTTGGCGCTGAAGAGAAAAAAGAAGTAAATGATGTACTGGAAACAGGCATCTATATGCGTTATGGTTTTGATGGTCCGCGTAAAGGGATCTGGAAAGCAAAAGAACTGGAACAGGCCCTCACCGAAAGATTTAATGTAAAGTATGCACAACTCACCTCCAGCGGAACCACTGCCCTCACTACTGCCATGGCAGCATTGGGAATTGGTGCAGGAGATGAAGTGATCATGCCTACTTTCACATTTGTGGCCAGCTTTGAAGCGGTACTTTCTGTAGGCGCAACACCCATCCTCGTGGATGTGGACGATACCCTCACCCTTGCACCTGATGCAGTGAGAGCGGCCATTACGCCAAAAACAAAAGCAGTAATGCCGGTGCATATGTGCGGTTCCATGGCAGATATGGATGCATTGCTGGACATTTGTAGAGCACATAATCTCCTTTTGCTGGAAGACGCTTGCCAGTCTACCGGCGCAACGTATAAAGGTAAAGCCCTTGGCTCCATTGGCCATGCCGGCACCTTCTCTTTCGATTTCGTGAAAACGATCACCTGTGCAGAAGGTGGTGCCATCATTACTAACAGTGAAGATATCTATACAAAAGCAGATGCTTTTTCTGATCATGGGCACGACCATCTTGGTGGTGCAGATCGTGGCGCAGATGGTCATCCGCATTTCGGGTATAATTTCCGCATTTCCGAACTGCATGCAGCAGTAGGATTGGCACAGATCCGCAAGCTGGATAAATTCCTGGCCATCCTGCGTAATAACAAGCAGATCCTGAAAGAAGCCCTCGGTGCTGTACCCGGCGTAACTTTCCGCCGTTTACCAGACCCCGCGGGAGACAGTGCTACACACCTCTCTTTCTTCCTGCCTGATGCAGAAGCAGCAAAAGCCGCCACTGCCGCTATTAAAGCAGCCGGTCTTCCTGCTTTCTATTGGTTCGATAATAACTGGCACTACTTCCGTAAATGGAACCACTTCAAAGAAGGGGCTACCTTACATCCTTTTGCAGCGCAACTGGCAAAGGCCATGGAAGTATATAAAACAAAAGAATTCCCGGCATCAGATGCATTGATGAGCCGCTGTATCTCTTTCCCCATCAGCCTTGTATGGACAGATGAAGAAGTGCGCGACAGAGCAGAGAAACTGATAGCTGCCGTAAAAAGTGCTTTATAA